The Fimbriimonas ginsengisoli Gsoil 348 genome window below encodes:
- a CDS encoding phytanoyl-CoA dioxygenase family protein — protein MSTTELLQNVDPEVVAAQARDGFAIARGLFSEEECARIADYFTSMVERGGDGWAEGEVDPNHPDPLKRYPRLLQPHRGDDVAFNFMIDPRIRAHLTALMGAEPFAVQTMVYFKPPGGRGQNLHQDNMYLLVQPGTCMAAWLALDDCDEENGCMMLVPNTNGLPMICQVDTPGLDEEQWGTIETPLPPGTQPIPALMKRGDVLFFNGSVIHGSFKNKSNRFRRTLIGHYIAAETEQVAKYYFPVFRMDGSRLDDGIAASEPSGPCGVYEASEVAMSGHFKTWEAAH, from the coding sequence ATGAGTACGACCGAGCTCCTCCAGAATGTCGACCCCGAAGTCGTGGCGGCCCAGGCCCGCGATGGATTTGCTATTGCCCGCGGACTCTTTAGCGAAGAAGAATGCGCGCGGATCGCCGACTACTTCACCTCCATGGTCGAGCGCGGCGGCGACGGCTGGGCGGAAGGGGAGGTGGATCCGAACCATCCGGACCCGCTCAAGCGCTATCCCCGCCTTTTGCAGCCGCATCGCGGAGACGACGTGGCGTTCAATTTCATGATCGATCCGCGCATCCGAGCCCATCTTACAGCGCTGATGGGGGCGGAGCCATTCGCGGTTCAGACGATGGTCTACTTCAAGCCGCCGGGCGGCCGAGGGCAGAACCTTCACCAGGACAACATGTACCTGCTCGTCCAGCCCGGTACCTGCATGGCGGCGTGGCTTGCCCTCGACGATTGCGACGAAGAGAACGGGTGCATGATGCTCGTCCCCAACACGAACGGCCTGCCCATGATCTGCCAGGTGGACACGCCCGGCCTAGATGAGGAGCAGTGGGGAACGATCGAGACCCCGCTCCCGCCCGGCACTCAGCCGATTCCGGCCCTAATGAAGCGAGGGGATGTCCTGTTCTTCAATGGAAGCGTGATCCACGGATCGTTCAAGAACAAGAGCAACCGTTTCCGGCGAACCCTCATTGGGCACTACATCGCGGCGGAAACGGAGCAGGTGGCGAAGTACTACTTCCCGGTTTTCCGGATGGACGGCTCACGCCTAGACGACGGCATCGCCGCGTCGGAACCGAGCGGTCCGTGTGGGGTGTACGAAGCGTCCGAAGTGGCCATGTCCGGCCACTTCAAAACGTGGGAAGCGGCGCACTAG
- a CDS encoding HAD family hydrolase has product MVRAVLFDLDGTLFDRDAALRRFAADQHRRLILQPVVDESEYVARFIELDDRGKVWKDRVYRQLVQEFPLSEPWEKLHADYETTFASHVSPYAGTEEMLRGLKGQNLALGIVSNGLTHFQKRTFKGLNLTALFDVLVISEAVGMRKPHPDIFHFALGQLGAEAANSVFVGDDPDADIVGSKLAGLRAVWLRSPEREEPAECDAIIDRITDLPNVLRGF; this is encoded by the coding sequence GTGGTACGCGCCGTGCTCTTTGATTTGGATGGCACCTTATTCGATCGCGATGCCGCCTTGAGGCGGTTCGCGGCCGACCAGCATCGCCGGCTAATACTGCAACCGGTGGTCGACGAGTCCGAGTACGTGGCGCGGTTCATCGAGTTGGACGATCGAGGAAAGGTTTGGAAGGACCGGGTGTATCGGCAGCTTGTGCAGGAATTTCCGCTCTCCGAGCCCTGGGAAAAGCTTCACGCCGACTATGAAACGACGTTCGCCTCCCATGTTTCCCCTTATGCCGGAACGGAAGAGATGTTGCGGGGACTGAAAGGGCAGAACTTGGCGCTTGGAATCGTGAGCAACGGCCTCACCCACTTTCAAAAGCGGACGTTCAAGGGGCTGAATCTTACGGCGCTTTTCGACGTCTTGGTGATCTCCGAGGCGGTCGGAATGCGGAAGCCGCACCCGGACATTTTTCACTTTGCGCTGGGGCAGCTTGGCGCGGAAGCTGCTAACTCGGTGTTCGTCGGGGACGATCCGGATGCCGATATCGTAGGCTCCAAGTTGGCGGGACTCCGCGCCGTGTGGCTCCGCTCGCCGGAAAGGGAGGAGCCAGCCGAGTGCGACGCGATTATCGATCGGATTACCGATCTTCCCAACGTCTTGCGAGGGTTTTAG
- a CDS encoding glycoside hydrolase family 38 C-terminal domain-containing protein, protein MTRPRYSSSARPFRWSALAAVLLTSVAVTSAGPTHEKSGHKKPTAKKPKQAPVRDLSKGNTLYVVPYAHLDTQWRWAYPQVIREYIANTLNDNFALIDKYPHYVFNFSGSRRYEMMKEYYPAEYERLKGYIKAGRWFPCGSSVDEGDANVPSGESLIRHILYGNRYFRHEFGVASQEFMLPDCFGFPYALPSILAHCGLDGFSTQKLTWGSAVGIPFKVGKWIGPDGRFVVAALDPGSYGGSVNEDLSQNTGWLARIQNTGRQSGAYVDYHYYGTGDRGGAPNASSVEWIEKSIAGQGPVSVVSSKADEMVKSLTPAQVAKLPQYQGELLLTEHSAGSITSQAYMKRWNRKSEQLADAAERASVAAMWLGRAPYPSDRLYWAWDLVLGSQMHDMLPGTSIPKAYEFCWNDFLLAQNAFASVTQDAVGAVTSAMDTRAKGRSVVVYNPLSIGREDVVEMTVPSAGMNRPIVYGPDGVAVPTQEMSNDGKVKHILFVAKVPATSFTTFDVRSASSAAASGLKVFDKTLENQKFRVTLNRDGDIASIYDKVNKREVLKAPARLAFQYHNPSAFPAWNMDWTDAKLPPRGYVHGPATIEIAENGPARVALRVTRETDGSRFVQTIRLAAGAAGDRVEVLNKIDWQTRESALKASFPLTTGNPKATYDLQLGAIQRGNNDPKKYEVPQHQWLDLTGTKGDYGVAILNDGKFGSDKPDDDTVRLTLLYTPGTRSGFNDQATQDFGRQETLYAIQPHVGDWRKGNVPWTAKRVNQPLRVFSVASHPGSLGKSFSLVSTNTKQVEISALKKAEDGNEVIVRLRELEGRNASGVQIYSPAGIVSARELNGQEMPIGGATVQNGALVTNVPAYSFKTFAVKLGASRMPAQTTVSNPVALNYDLDAVSTDKNRTDGKFDASGRTYAAEQFPSSLAIDGIKFRLGSTKDGAKNAVVAHGQTIKLPTGQDEVYILASSASGDVATSFAPVPATPNAQRPTPSALTIQDWSGYVGQWDNRLWADDPGPNFSYYEHMNGLVPGWVKPAEVAFYASHRHHPVDGNEYYQYSYVYKYGLKIPRGTVGLKLPNDPRVRIFAISVARNSHDVAQAAQPLYDTLADHRDDGSSRPSVSPSSGTFTDATPVTLNPPLYFRAGGLHYTLDGSTPTASSPLYKNPILLSDPTTIHVAEVDAYGHVGPVATATLDIHDTTPPAVVAASSPKALGFVRINFSERVDRQSAENVANYRFASGVKPMAAELESDGRSVELTMERPLAPGQTETVSVSGVKDLSHAGNAMAEQRVEIAERVAVLSIPAPEAKVAKTFPVRTLPTNAKAPWTINLFCRADATPEPRTMIAGFGRAIDGRTGTGRYFTVFDRGINFWSANKDVATSVRLDLGKWQMLTATYDGSTMRLYKNGQQIAAEQVDLENDQAQARVYPPDAWERKRTFQGDIRDFTIWDQDLSPAAVRRLWETLKGQ, encoded by the coding sequence ATGACTCGTCCCCGATACTCCTCATCCGCCCGGCCGTTCCGCTGGAGCGCCCTCGCCGCCGTGCTGCTCACCTCCGTGGCAGTCACCTCCGCCGGACCAACCCACGAAAAGTCGGGCCACAAAAAACCGACCGCGAAAAAGCCCAAGCAGGCTCCGGTACGCGACCTTTCGAAGGGAAATACGCTCTATGTGGTGCCGTACGCCCACCTCGACACCCAGTGGCGCTGGGCGTATCCGCAGGTGATTCGCGAGTACATCGCGAATACGCTGAACGACAATTTCGCCCTAATCGACAAGTACCCGCACTACGTTTTCAACTTCAGCGGCTCGCGGCGATACGAGATGATGAAGGAGTACTACCCAGCCGAATACGAGCGGCTGAAGGGGTACATCAAGGCCGGGCGTTGGTTCCCGTGTGGCTCTTCCGTCGACGAAGGGGACGCGAACGTCCCTTCAGGCGAGTCGCTGATCCGCCACATCCTTTACGGAAACCGTTATTTCCGGCACGAATTCGGGGTGGCCAGTCAGGAGTTCATGCTCCCCGACTGCTTCGGCTTCCCCTATGCCCTCCCGTCGATCCTCGCGCACTGCGGTCTCGACGGGTTTTCCACTCAGAAGCTGACGTGGGGCTCGGCGGTCGGCATTCCATTCAAGGTCGGCAAGTGGATCGGCCCCGATGGGCGATTCGTAGTCGCCGCGCTCGATCCCGGCTCCTACGGCGGATCGGTTAACGAGGATTTGAGCCAGAACACCGGTTGGCTCGCCCGCATTCAAAACACCGGCAGGCAGTCCGGCGCCTACGTCGATTACCACTACTACGGCACCGGCGACCGTGGCGGCGCGCCGAACGCCAGCTCGGTCGAATGGATCGAGAAGAGCATCGCCGGCCAAGGGCCGGTTTCGGTCGTCTCGTCGAAGGCCGATGAGATGGTGAAGTCGCTCACCCCGGCTCAGGTCGCCAAGCTTCCTCAGTATCAAGGCGAGCTGCTCCTTACCGAGCACTCGGCCGGATCGATCACGTCGCAGGCGTACATGAAGCGATGGAACCGCAAGAGCGAGCAGCTCGCTGACGCCGCCGAGCGGGCGTCGGTCGCCGCCATGTGGCTTGGCCGCGCCCCTTATCCCAGCGACCGTCTCTATTGGGCGTGGGACCTGGTACTCGGCTCGCAGATGCACGACATGCTGCCGGGAACGAGCATTCCGAAGGCGTACGAATTCTGCTGGAACGACTTCCTTCTGGCTCAGAACGCTTTTGCATCCGTTACCCAGGACGCAGTGGGAGCGGTCACCTCCGCGATGGACACGCGCGCCAAGGGGCGATCGGTCGTCGTCTACAACCCTCTCTCCATCGGCCGAGAGGATGTGGTCGAAATGACCGTTCCCTCGGCGGGAATGAACAGACCGATCGTTTACGGGCCCGATGGGGTCGCGGTTCCGACGCAAGAGATGTCCAACGACGGCAAGGTGAAACACATCCTGTTCGTCGCCAAGGTTCCCGCTACGAGCTTCACGACCTTCGACGTTCGTAGCGCTTCATCGGCAGCCGCTTCCGGTCTCAAGGTATTCGACAAGACCCTCGAAAACCAGAAGTTCCGCGTGACGCTCAACCGCGACGGCGATATCGCCTCGATCTACGACAAGGTGAACAAGCGCGAGGTGCTGAAGGCGCCGGCTCGCCTCGCCTTCCAATATCACAATCCGAGCGCCTTCCCGGCTTGGAACATGGACTGGACGGACGCCAAGCTTCCGCCGCGCGGCTACGTCCACGGCCCCGCGACGATCGAAATCGCCGAAAACGGCCCCGCCCGTGTCGCCCTTCGGGTCACCCGAGAGACGGACGGTTCACGCTTCGTTCAGACGATCCGGCTCGCAGCCGGCGCGGCCGGCGATCGTGTCGAAGTGTTGAACAAGATTGACTGGCAAACTCGCGAGAGTGCGCTCAAAGCCTCGTTCCCGCTCACGACCGGAAATCCGAAGGCGACCTACGACCTTCAGCTCGGCGCGATCCAGCGCGGGAACAACGATCCGAAGAAATACGAAGTGCCGCAGCACCAGTGGCTGGACCTCACCGGGACCAAGGGGGACTACGGCGTCGCCATTCTCAACGACGGCAAGTTCGGCTCCGACAAGCCGGACGACGATACCGTTCGGTTGACCCTCCTCTACACGCCGGGAACGCGAAGCGGCTTCAACGACCAAGCCACGCAAGATTTCGGCCGGCAAGAGACTCTCTACGCGATCCAGCCGCACGTCGGCGACTGGAGAAAGGGGAACGTGCCGTGGACCGCGAAGCGGGTCAATCAACCGCTCCGGGTCTTCTCCGTCGCTTCCCATCCGGGTTCGTTGGGCAAGAGCTTCTCGCTTGTGAGCACCAACACGAAGCAGGTCGAGATTTCCGCTCTCAAGAAAGCGGAGGACGGCAACGAGGTCATTGTTCGCCTGAGGGAACTGGAGGGCCGAAACGCAAGCGGCGTCCAGATCTATTCCCCGGCGGGCATCGTCTCCGCTCGCGAGCTGAACGGCCAGGAGATGCCGATCGGCGGGGCCACCGTCCAAAATGGCGCCCTCGTCACGAACGTCCCTGCCTACAGCTTCAAGACCTTCGCGGTGAAGCTCGGCGCTTCGCGCATGCCGGCCCAAACCACGGTCAGCAATCCGGTCGCGCTGAACTACGACCTGGACGCGGTTTCGACGGATAAGAACCGAACCGACGGCAAATTCGACGCCTCTGGCCGGACGTACGCAGCCGAACAGTTCCCGTCCTCTCTCGCCATCGACGGAATCAAGTTCCGACTCGGCTCGACCAAGGACGGAGCGAAAAACGCTGTGGTTGCGCACGGGCAGACAATCAAACTGCCTACCGGCCAGGACGAGGTTTACATCCTCGCCTCTTCGGCGAGCGGGGATGTCGCCACTTCGTTCGCCCCGGTTCCGGCAACGCCCAACGCCCAACGCCCAACGCCTAGCGCCCTCACCATCCAAGACTGGTCCGGCTACGTCGGCCAATGGGACAACCGGCTTTGGGCCGACGACCCCGGGCCCAACTTCTCCTATTACGAGCACATGAACGGGCTCGTACCGGGCTGGGTCAAGCCGGCCGAAGTCGCCTTCTACGCCTCTCACCGCCACCACCCTGTGGACGGCAACGAATACTATCAATACAGCTACGTGTACAAGTACGGGCTGAAGATTCCTCGGGGGACGGTCGGACTGAAGCTGCCGAACGATCCCCGCGTACGAATCTTCGCCATCTCGGTGGCGCGAAACTCGCACGACGTCGCCCAGGCCGCGCAGCCGCTATACGACACGCTCGCCGACCATCGCGACGACGGCAGCAGCCGGCCGAGCGTCTCTCCGTCCTCGGGCACGTTCACGGACGCGACCCCGGTCACGCTCAATCCTCCGCTCTACTTCCGCGCTGGCGGTCTTCACTACACGCTCGACGGCAGTACTCCCACCGCAAGCTCCCCGCTCTACAAGAACCCGATCCTGCTTAGCGATCCAACGACGATCCACGTGGCCGAGGTGGACGCCTACGGCCACGTCGGGCCGGTTGCCACCGCCACCCTCGACATCCACGACACGACCCCTCCGGCCGTCGTCGCGGCGTCGTCCCCTAAGGCGCTTGGCTTCGTGCGGATCAACTTCTCAGAGCGGGTTGACCGGCAAAGTGCCGAAAACGTTGCGAACTACCGGTTCGCCTCCGGCGTCAAGCCGATGGCGGCAGAACTCGAATCCGACGGGCGGTCGGTAGAACTGACCATGGAGCGCCCGCTCGCTCCCGGACAGACGGAAACAGTCTCCGTCAGCGGCGTGAAGGACCTCTCCCACGCCGGCAATGCGATGGCCGAACAGAGAGTCGAGATCGCCGAACGGGTTGCCGTACTGTCGATCCCCGCGCCGGAGGCGAAGGTCGCCAAGACCTTCCCGGTTCGGACCCTGCCCACGAACGCAAAAGCACCGTGGACGATCAACCTGTTCTGCCGGGCGGATGCCACGCCTGAGCCGCGGACGATGATCGCCGGCTTCGGCCGCGCGATCGACGGCCGCACCGGCACCGGCCGGTACTTCACGGTCTTCGACCGTGGCATCAACTTCTGGTCCGCCAATAAGGATGTCGCGACGAGCGTTCGGCTCGACCTCGGCAAATGGCAGATGCTTACCGCCACGTACGACGGGAGCACGATGCGGCTGTACAAGAACGGGCAGCAGATCGCGGCGGAGCAGGTCGACCTCGAGAACGATCAGGCTCAGGCGCGGGTCTACCCGCCAGACGCGTGGGAGCGGAAGCGCACCTTCCAGGGCGATATCCGGGACTTCACCATCTGGGATCAAGACCTCTCGCCGGCGGCGGTCCGCCGGCTTTGGGAGACGCTCAAGGGGCAGTGA
- a CDS encoding HupE/UreJ family protein: MIRLLVVLWMVGLAALSAAFHPSAVASAQAKIAADGSVRLEVRFDLLAFVLEQRPREAGDAQMKELLDLPAATLDAQLADAKVRFRTELRILADGSEVKADSFTFPTAADVQNYVARNGRNALPMMLAANLTAHLPKGVKSSSFHFAEVLDSVVLTTEFPYQEPISEPVEAGSTSTPLAIPSPAEVAKRAVAMTSPRRGTGGPPVGIRGGPPLKKAPVKSPAALAKVSKPAIAPLPVTPPKKVLTSPALVNARRLATESGGGPPQSISVPAATVSLPWYTVLPRYVRMGFTHILPNGLDHILFVLGLFLLSSRTRDLVKQVTAFTVAHSLTLGLALYGVVRLPSAIVEPVIALSIAFVAIENLFTSKLNKWRPFVVFGFGLVHGLGFASALQDLGLHRNDFLLALVGFNGGVELGQLTVVAAAFLLVGWYRSNERYRSVVAIPASVAIAAVALFWTVQRIL, translated from the coding sequence GTGATCCGGCTCCTCGTCGTCCTGTGGATGGTCGGACTGGCGGCGCTGAGCGCCGCCTTCCACCCTTCCGCAGTGGCATCGGCGCAGGCCAAGATCGCGGCTGACGGTTCCGTAAGGCTAGAGGTCCGGTTCGACCTCCTCGCTTTCGTCTTGGAACAGCGTCCCCGCGAGGCGGGAGATGCGCAGATGAAGGAGCTGCTGGACCTACCCGCGGCAACGCTGGACGCACAGCTCGCCGACGCCAAGGTGCGGTTCCGCACCGAGTTGCGGATTCTCGCCGACGGCTCGGAGGTGAAGGCCGACTCCTTCACCTTTCCGACCGCCGCCGACGTTCAGAACTATGTCGCCCGGAACGGACGAAACGCGCTGCCGATGATGCTGGCGGCGAACCTGACCGCCCACCTACCGAAAGGGGTGAAGAGCTCCTCTTTCCACTTCGCCGAGGTTCTGGACTCCGTCGTCCTCACCACCGAATTCCCCTATCAGGAGCCGATCTCCGAACCGGTCGAAGCCGGTTCCACGAGCACTCCTCTCGCCATCCCATCCCCCGCCGAAGTCGCCAAGCGCGCCGTCGCGATGACTTCCCCGCGCCGTGGCACGGGCGGCCCGCCCGTGGGTATCAGGGGCGGCCCGCCCCTGAAAAAAGCCCCAGTCAAGTCGCCGGCGGCTTTGGCGAAAGTAAGCAAGCCAGCCATAGCGCCTTTACCGGTGACGCCACCCAAAAAAGTGTTGACTTCGCCTGCGCTAGTCAACGCTCGCAGGCTCGCTACGGAAAGCGGTGGCGGGCCACCGCAGTCTATATCGGTGCCGGCGGCAACGGTCTCGCTGCCTTGGTACACCGTGCTTCCGCGATATGTGCGGATGGGGTTCACCCATATATTGCCGAACGGGTTGGACCACATCCTGTTCGTCCTTGGCCTCTTCCTCCTTAGCTCGCGGACCCGGGATCTGGTCAAGCAGGTCACCGCCTTTACGGTGGCTCACTCGCTAACCCTCGGCCTCGCGCTTTATGGCGTGGTTCGGCTTCCCTCGGCGATTGTAGAGCCAGTCATCGCCCTCTCCATCGCCTTCGTCGCCATCGAGAACCTCTTCACGTCGAAGCTCAACAAATGGCGTCCTTTCGTGGTTTTCGGATTCGGACTCGTCCACGGTCTGGGGTTCGCCAGCGCATTGCAGGATCTCGGCCTCCACCGCAACGACTTTCTCCTTGCCCTTGTCGGCTTTAACGGCGGCGTCGAGCTTGGGCAGCTCACCGTCGTGGCGGCGGCGTTTCTATTGGTGGGCTGGTACCGTTCGAACGAGCGATATCGGTCGGTAGTCGCCATTCCCGCATCGGTAGCGATCGCCGCGGTGGCGCTGTTTTGGACGGTCCAACGAATTCTTTGA
- a CDS encoding aminoglycoside phosphotransferase family protein yields MTPVAPENLESIAQRWHLSLGEPFGNLSYNYVLRAIRSDGTSVVLKLGKPGPEFRSEACALEHFAGRGAVRLIEADIEAGAMLLEHLTPGDMLTSRSEEESIAIAADVMRNLWRAAPDSDAFPDLRRWTAGLGRLRETFDGGCGPFPAHAVDRAERLREELLASEGEQVLLHGDLHHANILSSTREAWLAIDPKGVVGEREFELPSFLVNPRQETREVLDHRVRAFCEILSLDLERAISWSIVFGVLSSWWGYEDGGEVWEGPLEFSEQMARLA; encoded by the coding sequence ATGACGCCCGTTGCGCCCGAGAACCTTGAATCGATTGCCCAGCGCTGGCATCTGAGCCTCGGTGAGCCGTTTGGAAATCTTTCGTATAACTACGTTTTGCGGGCAATCCGATCGGATGGCACATCGGTCGTTCTAAAGCTGGGGAAACCGGGACCGGAATTCCGTAGCGAGGCGTGCGCGCTCGAACATTTCGCCGGCCGGGGGGCGGTCCGTTTGATCGAGGCCGATATTGAAGCAGGGGCGATGCTGCTGGAACACCTGACGCCGGGCGACATGCTGACCTCCCGGTCCGAGGAGGAGTCGATCGCGATCGCCGCAGACGTCATGCGGAACCTCTGGCGGGCGGCCCCCGATTCCGACGCCTTCCCCGATCTTCGTCGATGGACGGCCGGCCTTGGGCGGCTACGCGAGACATTCGACGGCGGCTGCGGCCCTTTCCCGGCGCACGCGGTCGATCGGGCGGAACGGCTTCGAGAAGAGCTTCTGGCATCCGAGGGGGAGCAGGTTCTGCTGCACGGCGATCTGCACCACGCAAATATCCTCTCCTCTACTCGCGAGGCGTGGCTGGCGATCGACCCGAAAGGGGTGGTCGGCGAACGAGAATTCGAGCTCCCCTCGTTCCTGGTCAACCCTCGGCAAGAAACCCGAGAGGTCCTCGACCACCGAGTGCGCGCTTTTTGCGAAATCCTCTCGCTCGACCTCGAAAGAGCTATCTCCTGGTCGATCGTCTTCGGTGTCCTATCTTCCTGGTGGGGATACGAGGACGGCGGCGAAGTATGGGAGGGGCCACTGGAGTTCTCCGAGCAAATGGCCCGGTTAGCGTAA